The following coding sequences are from one Triticum dicoccoides isolate Atlit2015 ecotype Zavitan chromosome 4A, WEW_v2.0, whole genome shotgun sequence window:
- the LOC119285974 gene encoding WD repeat-containing protein VIP3-like produces the protein MKLAGLKSVDGAHEDSIWAAAWVPAADHRPTALLLTGSIDETVRAWQPDDLAAASPPAGGHALGVISLAAHPAGVIAAAVSIDSHVRVFDVDSGASVATLDAAPSEVWGVQFHPKGVALAAAGGGSGSVKLWDTEKWQPIASLPVPRPEGARADKTGSGKFVLSVAWSPDGKLLACGSMDGTIAVYDAVRMKFLHHLEGHHMPVRSMVFSPVDPHVLLTGCDDSHIHIYDAKEKGLIGAMSGHASWVLSIDVSPDGMAVATGSSDRTVRLWDINARASVQTMSNHSDQVWAVAFRPPGGEGVRAGRLASASDDKSISLYDYS, from the exons ATGAAGCTTGCGGGGCTCAAGTCGGTGGACGGAGCTCACGAGGACTCGATCTGGGCGGCCGCGTGGGTGCCCGCTGCTGACCACCGCCCCACGGCGCTGCTCCTCACCGGCTCCATCGACGAGACCGTCCGCGCCTGGCAACCCGACGACCTCGCCGCCGCGTCCCCCCCGGCGGGAGGGCACGCGCTCGGAGTGATATCCCTCGCGGCGCATCCTGCCGGGGTCATAGCCGCCGCGGTCTCCATCGACAGCCACGTCCGCGTCTTCGACGTCGACTCCGGCGCATCCGTCGCCACGCTCGATGCCGCGCCCTCCGAGGTCTGGGGCGTCCAGTTCCACCCCAAG GGTGTTGCTCTGGCTGCAGCTGGTGGTGGCAGTGGATCAGTAAAACTCTGGGACACGGAGAAGTGGCAACCTATTGCCAGCCTTCCTGTTCCGCGTCCAGAGGGAGCCCGCGCTGATAAAACAGGCAGCGGCAAGTTTGTTCTTTCAGTGGCCTGGAGTCCAGATGGCAAGCTCTTAGCATGTGGATCCATGGATGGCACGATTGCGGTGTATGATGCGGTCCGCATGAAGTTCCTCCACCACCTGGAGGGGCACCACATGCCAGTGAGGTCCATGGTGTTCTCGCCGGTGGACCCCCACGTGCTCTTGACCGGATGTGACGACTCCCACATCCACATCTACGATGCCAAGGAGAAGGGCCTGATCGGGGCCATGTCGGGTCATGCGAGCTGGGTGCTGAGCATCGACGTGAGCCCGGATGGCATGGCGGTGGCGACAGGCTCCAGCGACCGCACCGTCCGGCTCTGGGACATCAATGCGAGGGCGTCAGTTCAGACCATGAGCAACCACTCAGACCAGGTCTGGGCCGTTGCATTCCGGCCGCCGGGAGGGGAAGGAGTCCGTGCTGGCCGGCTCGCCAGCGCTTCGGATGACAAGAGCATCTCCCTGTACGATTACTCCTAG